A genomic window from Pseudonocardia broussonetiae includes:
- a CDS encoding SDR family NAD(P)-dependent oxidoreductase: MTGEWAVVTGAGNGIGAVIVKHAVKEGYRVAAWDVDEDAARAVAQDVGDACVPVRVDVADEESVRAAVDALPQPPALLVNNAGVVRFGPLLELPAADWRLAVDVNLTGTFLVARAVAERMIAAGGGSIVNIASVNGLAAAPNAGAYTASKAGIIMLTEQMALEWAAGGVRVNAVAPGLIDAGMSDAIYADPEVRRLRSARVPMNRLGSAADVADAVLFLASAKAGYVTGQTLAVDGGITRSALNAMPRPQSVDSVGVAPGTDPVGDGGPG, encoded by the coding sequence GTGAAGGAGGGGTACCGGGTCGCGGCGTGGGACGTCGACGAGGACGCCGCCCGCGCCGTCGCGCAGGACGTCGGCGACGCCTGCGTGCCGGTGCGCGTCGACGTCGCCGACGAGGAGTCGGTGCGGGCCGCGGTCGACGCGCTGCCGCAGCCGCCCGCGCTGCTCGTCAACAACGCCGGGGTGGTGCGCTTCGGGCCGCTGCTCGAGCTGCCGGCCGCCGACTGGCGCCTCGCCGTCGACGTCAACCTCACCGGCACGTTCCTCGTCGCCCGCGCCGTGGCCGAGCGGATGATCGCCGCCGGGGGCGGCTCGATCGTCAACATCGCCTCGGTCAACGGCCTCGCCGCCGCCCCGAACGCCGGCGCCTACACGGCGTCGAAGGCCGGGATCATCATGCTCACCGAGCAGATGGCGCTGGAGTGGGCGGCGGGCGGGGTGCGGGTCAACGCCGTGGCGCCCGGGCTGATCGACGCCGGCATGTCCGACGCGATCTACGCCGACCCGGAGGTCCGGCGGCTGCGCTCGGCCCGCGTGCCGATGAACCGGCTCGGGTCGGCCGCCGACGTCGCCGACGCGGTGCTGTTCCTCGCCTCCGCGAAGGCCGGCTACGTCACCGGCCAGACCCTGGCCGTCGACGGCGGCATCACCCGCAGCGCGCTGAACGCGATGCCGCGGCCGCAGAGCGTGGACTCGGTGGGTGTCGCTCCCGGCACCGACCCGGTGGGCGACGGCGGCCCCGGCTGA
- a CDS encoding TrmB family transcriptional regulator, translating into MSQESVIAELQRLGMSGYEAKAYVALIAAGTPLNGYEVAKRSGVPRSTVYETLGKLVSRGAAYEVRAGEASVGYISLPPSALLDRMRREFDASIDTLRDALPAVASPAQVRLVHNLTDRASLLARAEDVVAAARNDLFLSGWPAEIEPLKPVVRRAEAEGVDVSVVSFGEDDDPVGNTTPHRFSTPEVVLENLGCRLLVVSADREQAVIGGVVNGDAWGVYTDDPAVVLVAVEYVRHDIAMHLIAQRFAPDDFESFWTSDPDLRRLRADHGIPAALLRRGPAGASAPPRRARRSGS; encoded by the coding sequence ATGTCCCAGGAGAGCGTGATCGCGGAGCTGCAGCGCCTGGGGATGTCCGGGTACGAGGCGAAGGCCTACGTCGCGCTGATCGCCGCCGGCACCCCGCTCAACGGCTACGAGGTCGCGAAGCGGTCGGGCGTCCCGCGCAGCACCGTCTACGAGACGCTCGGCAAGCTGGTCAGCAGGGGCGCCGCGTACGAGGTGCGGGCGGGCGAGGCGAGCGTCGGCTACATCTCGCTGCCGCCCTCGGCGCTGCTCGACCGGATGCGCCGCGAGTTCGACGCCTCGATCGACACCCTGCGCGACGCGCTGCCCGCCGTCGCCTCCCCGGCGCAGGTGCGCCTGGTCCACAACCTCACCGACCGGGCGTCGCTGCTGGCCCGGGCCGAGGACGTGGTGGCCGCCGCCCGCAACGACCTGTTCCTGTCGGGCTGGCCCGCCGAGATCGAGCCGCTCAAGCCCGTGGTGCGCCGGGCCGAGGCCGAGGGCGTCGACGTGTCGGTGGTGTCGTTCGGCGAGGACGACGACCCGGTCGGCAACACCACCCCGCACCGCTTCTCCACACCCGAGGTGGTGCTGGAGAACCTCGGCTGCCGCCTGCTGGTCGTGTCCGCCGACCGCGAGCAGGCCGTGATCGGCGGGGTCGTCAACGGCGACGCGTGGGGCGTCTACACCGATGACCCGGCGGTCGTGCTGGTCGCCGTCGAGTACGTCCGGCACGACATCGCGATGCACCTCATCGCGCAGCGCTTCGCCCCCGACGACTTCGAGAGCTTCTGGACCTCCGACCCCGACCTGCGCCGGCTGCGCGCCGACCACGGCATCCCCGCGGCGCTGCTGCGGCGGGGGCCGGCCGGGGCGAGCGCGCCGCCGCGGCGCGCGCGCCGCAGCGGTTCCTGA
- a CDS encoding SDR family NAD(P)-dependent oxidoreductase — protein sequence MGRAIEGMSVLVTGGGSGIGEAVVHRLAAAGARVVLSGRRAGKVEAVAAAAGARGVVGDVTSAADRQAMVDAAVEHGGGIDAVVHGAGNMYRGALEELTEQGLHDVFASNTIGPLLLSALALPHLRERRGAVVFFGSVHTQRAFPGASPYAATKGALETLTGVLAAELGPQGVRVSCVRPGGVLTEINQRAGIFDDATAAARMESLGPAHALGRPGTVDEVAEAVEYLLTAEWATGAVLTIDGGLGLGVTNA from the coding sequence GTGGGACGCGCCATCGAGGGGATGTCGGTGCTGGTCACCGGCGGCGGGTCGGGCATCGGCGAGGCGGTGGTGCACCGGCTGGCCGCGGCGGGCGCGCGGGTGGTGCTGTCGGGCCGGCGCGCCGGGAAGGTCGAGGCCGTCGCCGCGGCGGCCGGCGCGCGGGGCGTCGTCGGCGACGTGACGTCGGCGGCCGACCGGCAGGCGATGGTCGACGCCGCGGTGGAGCACGGCGGCGGGATCGACGCGGTCGTGCACGGCGCCGGCAACATGTACCGCGGCGCTCTGGAGGAGCTCACCGAGCAGGGACTGCACGACGTGTTCGCCTCCAACACGATCGGCCCGCTGCTGCTCAGCGCCCTCGCGCTGCCCCACCTGCGGGAGCGCCGCGGCGCGGTCGTGTTCTTCGGGTCGGTGCACACCCAGCGCGCGTTCCCCGGCGCGTCCCCCTACGCGGCCACGAAGGGGGCGCTGGAGACGCTGACCGGGGTGCTCGCCGCCGAGCTGGGCCCGCAGGGCGTCCGCGTCAGCTGCGTGCGCCCCGGCGGCGTCCTCACCGAGATCAACCAGCGCGCCGGGATCTTCGACGACGCCACCGCGGCCGCCCGCATGGAGTCGCTCGGCCCGGCGCACGCGCTGGGCCGCCCCGGCACCGTCGACGAGGTGGCGGAGGCCGTGGAGTACCTGCTCACCGCGGAGTGGGCCACCGGCGCCGTCCTCACGATCGACGGCGGGCTCGGCCTCGGGGTGACGAACGCCTGA
- a CDS encoding sugar phosphate isomerase/epimerase family protein produces the protein MLSLAAGTVLDLSPGDAVECAAAAGFPLAGVRIADPRTQARGVEEALRRTGTGLLDVEVVRLAGPLTDAQRELAETAAGLGARFLLTVSEDPDESATVDRLAELADLLGGRTRLALECMAFTAVRTRAAAERIARAVPGAVVLLDPLHLHRAGDRLDDPADPALTGYAQLCDVADPARVPADLAHEARHERLPPGRGGLPLAAFVAGLPAGLPLSVEVQSDVLAELAPRDRAVLVRTAAEAVLRPARDDLTGRN, from the coding sequence GTGCTCTCGCTCGCGGCCGGCACGGTGCTCGACCTCTCCCCCGGCGACGCCGTCGAGTGCGCCGCCGCCGCCGGCTTCCCGCTGGCCGGGGTCCGGATCGCCGACCCGCGCACGCAGGCCCGCGGCGTCGAAGAAGCGCTGCGCCGCACCGGGACCGGCCTGCTCGACGTCGAGGTCGTCCGCCTGGCGGGGCCGCTGACCGACGCCCAGCGCGAGCTGGCCGAGACCGCGGCCGGGCTCGGTGCGCGCTTCCTGCTCACCGTCAGCGAGGATCCCGACGAGTCCGCGACCGTCGACCGGCTCGCCGAGCTCGCCGACCTGCTGGGCGGGCGGACCCGCCTCGCGCTGGAGTGCATGGCGTTCACCGCCGTCCGCACCCGCGCCGCCGCGGAGCGGATCGCCCGGGCGGTGCCGGGCGCCGTCGTCCTGCTCGACCCGCTGCACCTGCACCGCGCGGGCGACCGGCTCGACGACCCGGCCGACCCGGCCCTGACCGGGTACGCCCAGCTCTGCGACGTCGCCGACCCCGCGCGGGTGCCGGCCGACCTCGCGCACGAGGCCCGCCACGAGCGGCTGCCACCGGGTCGCGGCGGGCTCCCGCTCGCCGCGTTCGTGGCCGGGCTGCCGGCGGGCCTGCCGCTGTCGGTCGAGGTCCAGTCCGACGTGCTGGCGGAGCTGGCCCCCCGGGACCGGGCCGTACTGGTGCGCACCGCGGCCGAGGCCGTGCTGCGCCCGGCCCGCGACGACCTGACAGGGAGGAACTGA
- a CDS encoding ThuA domain-containing protein has product MRAVVLSGGLTHDFPATTARLAAVLEAEGLDVDVHTGVAGVESALRALPGAALLVVNALRWSMTGEGTPPRYREQAAAEGASPSAAARDALDAHLAAGGGVLGMHTASICFDDWPGWGATLGGAWEWGRSQHPPLGPEVTVSVAAEHPLVSGLDPFTLVDEVYGDLRYSPDVTGLLTAPQPGSGAVQPLLWAREHGGGRVVYDALGHHPPSYDVPEHAEVVRRAVRWTTAG; this is encoded by the coding sequence GTGCGCGCCGTCGTCCTCTCCGGGGGCCTCACCCACGACTTCCCGGCCACCACCGCGCGGCTGGCCGCCGTGCTGGAGGCCGAGGGGCTCGACGTCGACGTGCACACCGGCGTGGCGGGCGTCGAGTCGGCGCTGCGCGCGCTGCCCGGGGCCGCCCTCCTGGTCGTGAACGCCCTGCGCTGGTCGATGACGGGCGAGGGCACCCCGCCGCGCTACCGCGAGCAGGCCGCCGCGGAGGGCGCCAGCCCGTCGGCGGCGGCCCGGGACGCGCTCGACGCGCACCTCGCCGCGGGCGGGGGCGTGCTCGGGATGCACACCGCGAGCATCTGCTTCGACGACTGGCCCGGCTGGGGTGCGACGCTGGGCGGCGCCTGGGAGTGGGGCCGCTCGCAGCACCCGCCGCTGGGGCCCGAGGTCACGGTGTCCGTCGCGGCCGAGCACCCGCTGGTCAGCGGGCTCGACCCGTTCACCCTGGTCGACGAGGTCTACGGCGACCTCCGGTACTCCCCCGACGTCACCGGCCTGCTGACGGCGCCGCAGCCCGGGAGCGGCGCCGTGCAGCCGCTGCTGTGGGCTCGCGAGCACGGCGGCGGCCGGGTCGTCTACGACGCGCTGGGCCACCACCCGCCCTCCTACGACGTGCCCGAGCACGCCGAGGTCGTCCGGCGGGCCGTCCGCTGGACGACGGCGGGCTGA
- a CDS encoding ketopantoate reductase family protein — MRVLVVGAGAVGGWFGAALVRAGVDVTFLVRSERAARLRADGLALVDPEGERSVVEVRAVTVDELTDPADLVLLAVKGTGIEKAMDDAARAVGPSTAVLPLLNGVGHVPLLVDRFGPAAVLGGLCLVATRLAPDGTVRHLAPGGSLRFGELDGGATARLDDIATAFAPAGFATSVSATIEHDMWEKWHFMAAAGATGVLLGGPAGGITAVEGGADAVTAILAEASAMLAAAGFPVRDEALARARGALLTPSSPFTTSLYRDFADGMRTEAEPVVGDMVRRADDLGVPVPLLAAAAVRLRVHEAAAGRGASLSASPAPAPGG, encoded by the coding sequence GTGCGGGTGCTGGTGGTCGGCGCGGGGGCCGTGGGCGGCTGGTTCGGGGCCGCGCTCGTGCGCGCGGGCGTCGACGTCACGTTCCTGGTGCGGAGCGAGCGCGCCGCGCGGCTGCGTGCCGACGGGCTCGCGCTCGTCGACCCGGAGGGGGAGCGGAGCGTCGTCGAGGTCCGGGCGGTCACGGTCGACGAGCTCACCGACCCCGCCGACCTGGTCCTGCTCGCGGTGAAGGGCACCGGCATCGAGAAGGCGATGGACGACGCCGCGCGGGCGGTCGGCCCGTCGACGGCGGTGCTCCCGCTGCTCAACGGCGTCGGCCACGTGCCGCTGCTGGTCGACCGGTTCGGCCCTGCCGCGGTGCTGGGCGGGCTCTGCCTGGTGGCCACGCGCCTCGCGCCCGACGGCACCGTCCGGCACCTGGCGCCCGGGGGGTCGCTGCGGTTCGGCGAGCTCGACGGCGGCGCGACCGCGCGGCTCGACGACATCGCCACGGCGTTCGCGCCTGCCGGCTTCGCGACGTCCGTGTCGGCGACGATCGAGCACGACATGTGGGAGAAGTGGCACTTCATGGCCGCGGCGGGGGCCACCGGCGTGCTGCTCGGCGGCCCGGCGGGCGGGATCACCGCGGTCGAGGGCGGGGCCGACGCGGTCACCGCGATCCTCGCCGAGGCCTCGGCCATGCTGGCCGCCGCGGGCTTCCCGGTCCGGGACGAGGCGCTCGCGCGCGCCCGCGGCGCGCTGCTCACGCCGTCGTCACCGTTCACGACGTCGCTCTACCGCGACTTCGCCGACGGGATGCGCACCGAGGCCGAGCCGGTCGTCGGCGACATGGTGCGCCGGGCCGACGACCTGGGCGTGCCGGTGCCGCTGCTCGCGGCGGCCGCCGTGCGCCTGCGCGTGCACGAGGCCGCCGCGGGCCGAGGCGCGAGCCTCAGCGCCAGCCCAGCTCCGGCGCCAGGTGGGTGA
- a CDS encoding LLM class flavin-dependent oxidoreductase: MKKIGFLSFGHWSDSPHSMVRSGADSLLQSIELAVAAEELGADGAYFRVHHFAQQLASPFPLLAAAGARTSRIELGTGVIDMRYENPLYMAEDAAAADLISGSRLQLGISRGSPEQVVDGFRYFGHEPAEGSTDADMAREHTAAFLEAIRGEGFARPNPRPMFPNPPGLLRIEPHSPGLRDRIWWGAGSRATADWTARQGMNLMSSTLLTEDTGVPFHQLQAEQIRIFRDAWAEAGHDREPRVSVSRSIFPIVSDLDKQLFWRERHSTDQVGHLDGGDARFGRTYAGEPDKLIDELAEDEAIAAADTLLLTVPTQLGVDYNAHVVESVLTHLAPELGWR, encoded by the coding sequence GTGAAGAAGATTGGCTTCCTGTCCTTCGGGCACTGGTCGGACTCGCCGCACTCGATGGTGCGGTCCGGCGCCGACTCCCTGCTGCAGTCGATCGAGCTCGCCGTCGCCGCGGAGGAGCTCGGGGCCGACGGGGCGTACTTCCGGGTGCACCACTTCGCGCAGCAGCTGGCGTCGCCGTTCCCGCTGCTCGCCGCGGCCGGCGCCCGGACCAGCCGGATCGAGCTGGGCACCGGCGTCATCGACATGCGATACGAGAACCCCCTCTACATGGCCGAGGACGCCGCCGCGGCCGACCTGATCTCCGGGAGCCGGCTGCAGCTCGGCATCAGCCGCGGATCGCCCGAGCAGGTCGTCGACGGGTTCCGCTACTTCGGGCACGAGCCCGCCGAGGGCTCGACCGACGCCGACATGGCCCGCGAGCACACCGCCGCGTTCCTCGAGGCGATCCGGGGCGAGGGGTTCGCCCGGCCCAACCCGCGCCCGATGTTCCCCAACCCCCCGGGCCTGCTGCGCATCGAGCCGCACTCCCCCGGCCTGCGCGACCGGATCTGGTGGGGCGCCGGCTCGCGCGCGACGGCCGACTGGACGGCGCGCCAGGGCATGAACCTCATGAGCTCGACGCTGCTCACCGAGGACACCGGCGTGCCCTTCCACCAGCTGCAGGCCGAGCAGATCCGGATCTTCCGCGATGCCTGGGCGGAGGCCGGCCACGACCGCGAGCCACGCGTGTCGGTGAGCCGCAGCATCTTCCCGATCGTCAGCGACCTCGACAAGCAGCTGTTCTGGCGCGAGCGCCACAGCACCGACCAGGTCGGCCACCTCGACGGCGGCGACGCGCGCTTCGGCCGCACCTACGCCGGGGAGCCGGACAAGCTGATCGACGAGCTGGCCGAGGACGAGGCGATCGCCGCCGCCGACACCCTGCTGCTCACGGTGCCGACGCAGCTGGGCGTGGACTACAACGCCCACGTCGTGGAGTCCGTCCTCACCCACCTGGCGCCGGAGCTGGGCTGGCGCTGA
- a CDS encoding DUF2855 family protein: protein MFEARRDDPLHAVRVVDDVVEPPGPGEVLLAVERFGLSANNLTYALLGDALGHWAPFPASSPDWGRVPAWGHAVVVDGDPGLAAPGSRWSGYLPMAGHFSVRAERHDHRLRAVAPERAGLLPLYRDLSPLPARGGESREDVAVAVLTTSAAALLDDAVAELGPARVVLSSATSRTALTVALLLRRRGVAVAGITSPAHVGAAERAEVYDEVVDHDGVDALGPVRGTVYLDVAGRAATTAAVHAHLGPALLRSIAVGGSHRAAQAGAPPPPAPPGPPVERFTTAGRRVELVDRTGEDAVTALEERARSAIEDWASTHVRVTTTTGVDGVPEVWERLVRGRVEPLTAEVVVPGT from the coding sequence GTGTTCGAGGCCCGCCGTGACGACCCCCTGCACGCCGTGCGCGTCGTCGACGACGTCGTGGAGCCACCGGGCCCCGGCGAGGTGCTGCTCGCCGTCGAGCGGTTCGGGCTCTCCGCCAACAACCTCACCTACGCCCTGCTCGGGGACGCGCTGGGCCACTGGGCGCCGTTCCCCGCCTCCTCCCCCGACTGGGGCCGGGTGCCCGCGTGGGGTCACGCCGTGGTGGTCGACGGCGACCCCGGGCTCGCCGCGCCCGGCAGCCGCTGGTCGGGCTACCTGCCGATGGCCGGCCACTTCTCCGTCCGGGCGGAGCGGCACGACCACCGGCTGCGGGCCGTCGCGCCCGAGCGCGCGGGGCTCCTGCCGCTCTACCGCGACCTGTCACCGCTGCCTGCCCGCGGCGGGGAGTCCCGCGAGGACGTCGCCGTGGCGGTGCTGACGACGAGCGCCGCCGCCCTGCTCGACGACGCGGTCGCCGAGCTCGGGCCGGCGCGCGTCGTGCTCTCCAGCGCGACGAGCAGGACCGCCCTCACCGTCGCCCTGCTGCTGCGACGGCGCGGCGTCGCCGTCGCCGGCATCACCTCCCCGGCGCACGTCGGGGCCGCGGAGCGGGCGGAGGTCTACGACGAGGTCGTCGACCACGACGGCGTCGACGCCCTCGGGCCCGTCCGCGGCACCGTCTACCTCGACGTCGCCGGGCGGGCCGCGACCACCGCCGCGGTGCACGCGCACCTCGGCCCGGCGCTGCTCCGGAGCATCGCCGTCGGCGGCAGCCACCGGGCCGCGCAGGCGGGCGCCCCGCCGCCACCGGCGCCGCCGGGCCCGCCGGTCGAGCGCTTCACCACCGCAGGACGGCGCGTCGAGCTCGTCGACCGCACGGGCGAGGACGCGGTCACCGCGCTCGAGGAGCGGGCCCGGTCGGCGATCGAGGACTGGGCGTCGACGCACGTCCGCGTCACGACGACGACGGGGGTCGACGGCGTGCCGGAGGTCTGGGAGCGGCTGGTCCGCGGGCGCGTCGAGCCGCTCACCGCGGAGGTGGTGGTCCCGGGCACCTGA
- a CDS encoding AsnC family transcriptional regulator has protein sequence MDRALVAALKQDGRAANVELAKIVGVSEKTVRSRIARLVSDHGLTVTADLAEPTQRSRMVYLLHTEAGRRFQVAEFLAARSEVDRVHLITGSADVLVAASFPDDAAALRFQVQTVESHPDVRDAQSCHLIGEVGGPARAGGPPGPRVDTEALAALMIGPPRYGNFDELTDAICDAVITGLGADRALIGTSKPGNGRRGTSIAKRRGISLRYLDALVARIEDGRTDGVIKRVWDTRLHIVVADARTDPLMAAAHDLVVAEGYVTLLTLPMLYGDSLVATISMYYDRLTTLDEEYVATAQGVADHFAVAVARTLGLAPAPLVAESVSGTA, from the coding sequence GTGGACCGCGCCCTGGTCGCCGCCCTGAAGCAGGACGGGCGCGCCGCGAACGTCGAGCTCGCCAAGATCGTCGGGGTGTCCGAGAAGACCGTGCGGAGCCGGATCGCGCGCCTGGTCAGCGACCACGGGCTCACCGTCACCGCGGATCTGGCCGAACCGACCCAGCGCAGCCGGATGGTCTACCTGCTCCACACGGAGGCCGGTCGACGCTTCCAGGTGGCCGAGTTCCTGGCCGCCCGGTCGGAGGTGGACCGGGTGCACCTCATCACCGGGTCGGCCGACGTGCTCGTCGCCGCCTCCTTCCCCGACGACGCCGCGGCGCTGCGCTTCCAGGTGCAGACTGTCGAGAGCCACCCCGACGTCCGGGACGCGCAGTCCTGCCACCTCATCGGCGAGGTCGGGGGGCCGGCGCGGGCGGGCGGGCCGCCGGGGCCGCGCGTCGACACCGAGGCGCTCGCCGCGCTCATGATCGGCCCGCCGCGCTACGGCAACTTCGACGAGCTGACCGACGCGATCTGCGACGCCGTCATCACCGGGCTGGGGGCCGACCGCGCGCTGATCGGCACGAGCAAGCCGGGGAACGGCCGCCGGGGCACCAGCATCGCGAAGCGGCGCGGGATCTCGCTGCGCTACCTCGACGCCCTCGTCGCGCGGATCGAGGACGGCCGCACGGACGGCGTCATCAAGCGGGTGTGGGACACGCGCCTGCACATCGTGGTGGCCGACGCCCGCACCGACCCCCTGATGGCCGCGGCCCACGACCTCGTGGTCGCCGAGGGCTACGTCACCCTGCTGACGCTGCCGATGCTCTACGGCGACTCGCTGGTGGCGACGATCAGCATGTACTACGACCGCCTGACCACGCTCGACGAGGAGTACGTGGCCACCGCGCAGGGCGTGGCCGACCACTTCGCCGTCGCCGTGGCCCGGACGCTCGGCCTGGCGCCGGCGCCGCTGGTGGCGGAGTCGGTGTCCGGCACGGCGTAG
- a CDS encoding ABC transporter substrate-binding protein: MSVVIGTRRRTAAVSAAAALAVLLAGCGGGGSADPAPTGPGASVGSALAGPADPEATLRFVYATDASKNYDPATAANQFVNAFLLPAYDRLFDIDAQGAVVPMLAESSEVGDGGRTLTLTLREGVVFHDGAPFDAAAVAANIERGRTAERSSLKPDLAVITAVDVLDPRTVALRLSAPSASLPALLADRAGMMVSPQALANPDLDLRPVGAGPYRVVENQPGALVVYERFDDYWNAGATAGAARRIEVQIQLNPETRLRSVQAGEADATVVNLDQYAAATGAGGQVLVQPGTGAFLVYLNMASNPALADPAVRAALSMAVDRAGISQAILGGQCTASPQIFPDGYWAAATDLGPAASTFDATAARQALADAGYPDGFSMSMTVINVAPYSTVAEAVAAQFGQIGVSVDLQIAEPAQVISGFTGQKTVDSYVSQWPGAVDPARTVGSLFLSGGTFNPGGTQDEEIARLAAEGLATPEGDARSEVYRQIAARAVDQHLHLPICSSPVLLMASPNVRGLSTTIAGAPDLRAVEMVAG, from the coding sequence ATGTCCGTCGTCATCGGAACGCGCCGCAGGACGGCCGCGGTGAGCGCCGCGGCGGCGCTCGCCGTCCTACTGGCCGGCTGCGGAGGGGGCGGGTCGGCGGACCCGGCCCCGACCGGGCCGGGGGCGTCGGTCGGCTCCGCACTGGCCGGCCCGGCCGACCCGGAGGCGACGCTGCGCTTCGTCTACGCCACCGACGCGAGCAAGAACTACGACCCCGCGACGGCGGCCAACCAGTTCGTCAACGCGTTCCTGCTCCCCGCCTACGACCGGCTCTTCGACATCGACGCGCAGGGCGCCGTGGTGCCGATGCTCGCCGAGAGCTCCGAGGTGGGCGACGGCGGCCGCACGCTGACGCTGACGCTGCGCGAGGGCGTCGTCTTCCACGACGGGGCGCCGTTCGACGCGGCGGCGGTCGCGGCGAACATCGAACGGGGCCGGACCGCCGAGCGCTCGAGCCTCAAACCCGACCTGGCCGTGATCACCGCGGTGGACGTCCTCGACCCGCGGACGGTGGCGCTGCGGCTCTCGGCGCCGTCGGCGTCGCTGCCCGCCCTGCTCGCCGACCGCGCCGGGATGATGGTCTCCCCGCAGGCGCTGGCCAACCCCGACCTCGACCTGCGGCCGGTCGGCGCCGGCCCCTACCGGGTCGTGGAGAACCAGCCCGGCGCCCTCGTCGTCTACGAGCGCTTCGACGACTACTGGAACGCCGGGGCGACGGCGGGCGCCGCCCGCCGGATCGAGGTGCAGATCCAGCTCAACCCCGAGACGCGCCTGCGCTCGGTCCAGGCGGGCGAGGCGGACGCCACCGTCGTCAACCTCGACCAGTACGCGGCCGCCACGGGCGCCGGCGGGCAGGTGCTCGTGCAGCCCGGCACCGGTGCGTTCCTCGTCTACCTGAACATGGCGAGCAACCCCGCCCTCGCCGACCCCGCGGTGCGCGCGGCGCTGTCGATGGCCGTCGACCGGGCCGGCATCTCGCAGGCGATCCTCGGCGGCCAGTGCACGGCGTCGCCGCAGATCTTCCCGGACGGCTACTGGGCCGCGGCCACCGATCTCGGCCCCGCCGCGTCCACCTTCGACGCGACCGCGGCCCGCCAGGCGCTCGCCGACGCCGGCTACCCCGACGGCTTCTCGATGTCGATGACCGTGATCAACGTGGCGCCGTACTCGACGGTGGCCGAGGCGGTCGCCGCGCAGTTCGGCCAGATCGGGGTGAGCGTCGACCTGCAGATCGCGGAGCCGGCGCAGGTGATCTCCGGGTTCACCGGGCAGAAGACCGTCGACTCCTACGTCTCGCAGTGGCCGGGCGCCGTCGACCCGGCCCGGACCGTCGGCTCGCTGTTCCTCAGCGGCGGCACCTTCAACCCCGGCGGCACGCAGGACGAGGAGATCGCCCGGCTGGCCGCGGAGGGACTGGCCACGCCCGAGGGCGACGCCCGGTCGGAGGTCTACCGGCAGATCGCGGCGCGGGCCGTGGACCAGCACCTGCACCTGCCGATCTGCAGCTCGCCGGTGCTGCTGATGGCCTCGCCGAACGTGCGCGGGCTGAGCACCACGATCGCGGGCGCGCCCGACCTGCGCGCCGTCGAGATGGTGGCGGGCTGA
- a CDS encoding ABC transporter permease — protein MLRMVAGRVATLVLLVWVVSIAVFALVLLIPGDPTSTLLGDNATPEQVATLRASLGLDDPVHVRYGDWLAGAVQGDLGTSMLTSYPVTQAITDRIGITVSLVALSLLVSVVVGLAIGVLAAVRQGGLFDRIALLGSSVGIAMPNFWLGLLLVTFLGAELGLFPTSGYVDLGADPAGWAAHLALPVVTLAAGGAAEVARQTRAGVVDTLQLDFVRTLHAKGLGPLSVVGKHALRTALIPVVTVIGLQVSRLFGLSVLVEAVFALPGIGSLMVQSVFDRDIPMVQGTVLLATVVVVTVNLLVDLSYGWLNPKAALTS, from the coding sequence ATGCTGCGCATGGTCGCGGGCCGCGTCGCCACGCTGGTGCTGCTGGTCTGGGTCGTCTCGATCGCGGTGTTCGCCCTCGTCCTGCTGATCCCCGGCGACCCGACCAGCACCCTGCTGGGCGACAACGCCACCCCCGAGCAGGTCGCGACGCTCCGCGCGAGCCTCGGCCTGGACGACCCGGTCCACGTCCGGTACGGCGACTGGCTCGCCGGAGCGGTGCAGGGCGACCTCGGCACCTCGATGCTCACCAGCTACCCGGTCACGCAGGCGATCACCGACCGGATCGGGATCACCGTGTCGCTGGTGGCGCTCTCGCTGCTGGTGTCGGTGGTGGTCGGGCTGGCCATCGGCGTGCTGGCGGCCGTCCGGCAGGGCGGGCTGTTCGACCGCATCGCCCTGCTGGGCAGCTCGGTCGGGATCGCCATGCCGAACTTCTGGCTCGGGCTGCTGCTCGTCACGTTCCTCGGCGCGGAGCTGGGGCTGTTCCCGACCAGCGGCTACGTCGACCTCGGCGCCGACCCGGCGGGCTGGGCCGCGCACCTCGCGCTGCCCGTCGTCACGCTGGCGGCGGGCGGGGCGGCGGAGGTCGCGCGCCAGACCCGGGCCGGCGTCGTCGACACCCTGCAGCTCGACTTCGTCCGCACGCTGCACGCCAAGGGCCTCGGCCCGCTCAGCGTGGTCGGCAAGCACGCCCTGCGCACGGCGCTGATCCCGGTGGTCACCGTGATCGGCCTGCAGGTGAGCCGGCTGTTCGGGCTCTCCGTGCTGGTGGAGGCGGTGTTCGCGCTGCCGGGCATCGGCTCGCTGATGGTGCAGTCGGTGTTCGACCGCGACATCCCGATGGTGCAGGGCACCGTCCTGCTGGCGACCGTCGTGGTCGTCACCGTGAACCTGCTGGTCGACCTGTCCTACGGCTGGCTCAACCCGAAGGCGGCGCTGACCTCATGA